Proteins encoded together in one Chryseobacterium sp. G0201 window:
- a CDS encoding HPF/RaiA family ribosome-associated protein, translating to MKITVQSIGLTPHEPLESHIEKKVSKLETFYDKIHECKVFLKVENAADKINKTTELILAVPGDDIVVKKTSATFEESLDLCVDTAKKLLIKKKELA from the coding sequence ATGAAGATCACAGTACAGTCAATTGGTTTAACTCCACACGAACCACTAGAGTCACACATTGAAAAAAAAGTAAGTAAACTTGAAACGTTTTACGACAAAATTCATGAATGTAAAGTGTTTTTAAAAGTAGAGAATGCTGCGGATAAAATAAATAAAACTACCGAGCTTATCTTGGCAGTTCCGGGTGACGATATCGTCGTAAAAAAGACATCTGCAACTTTTGAAGAAAGTTTAGACCTTTGTGTTGATACTGCTAAAAAGCTACTAATCAAGAAAAAAGAGTTGGCATAG
- a CDS encoding tyrosine-type recombinase/integrase produces the protein MLNKFLEYLQLEKRYSPHTITSYKKDLEDFSHFYLKTESSEDISKADKKVIRNFIVELSENNIAKRSINRKLSSLRSFYHFLLKIGEIKVSPTESISSLKFYADKQIPMSKEEMQVLNDRVFEEMHDILEKCIMEVLYQTGIRKAELCGLIFENVDLGRNDLKIIGKGNKERYIPISEDLANMLRSYLEIRKPQSEYESYFFVNKKGKKLNEKFVYVVVNKYLSLITTKEKRSPHILRHSFATHVLDNGAEISKVKKILGHSSLASTQVYTNANIEQLKKVFNQAHPRASKKEEL, from the coding sequence ATGTTAAATAAATTTTTAGAATATTTACAGCTCGAGAAGAGATATTCTCCTCACACCATTACAAGTTATAAAAAAGATCTTGAGGATTTTTCTCATTTCTATCTCAAAACAGAATCCTCCGAAGATATTTCCAAGGCAGACAAAAAAGTCATCAGAAATTTTATTGTTGAGCTCAGCGAAAATAATATTGCTAAAAGAAGTATCAATAGAAAACTCTCTTCACTCCGAAGTTTTTACCATTTCCTTTTAAAAATAGGCGAAATTAAGGTTTCTCCTACCGAAAGCATATCTTCCCTGAAATTTTACGCAGATAAGCAAATTCCCATGTCTAAAGAAGAAATGCAGGTTCTTAATGATCGTGTTTTTGAGGAAATGCATGATATTCTTGAAAAATGCATCATGGAAGTTTTATATCAAACCGGAATTCGAAAAGCTGAACTTTGTGGCTTGATATTTGAGAATGTAGATTTAGGCAGAAATGATCTCAAAATTATAGGAAAGGGAAATAAAGAAAGATATATCCCGATATCCGAAGATCTGGCCAATATGCTTAGAAGTTATTTGGAAATAAGGAAACCACAGAGCGAATACGAATCGTACTTTTTCGTCAACAAGAAAGGCAAAAAACTCAATGAAAAATTTGTTTATGTGGTAGTTAATAAGTACCTTAGTCTTATAACAACAAAAGAAAAAAGAAGTCCTCACATCCTTCGTCATAGCTTTGCTACACACGTTTTGGACAATGGGGCAGAGATATCGAAAGTAAAAAAAATATTAGGACATTCCAGTCTTGCAAGTACTCAAGTCTATACGAATGCTAATATAGAACAATTGAAAAAAGTGTTTAATCAGGCTCATCCAAGAGCGTCTAAAAAAGAAGAATTATGA
- the rpsU gene encoding 30S ribosomal protein S21, translated as MLIIPVKDGESIDRALKKYKRKFDKTGTVRQLRSRQAFIKPSVSLRQSKLKAAYKQRALSKEEQA; from the coding sequence ATGTTAATAATTCCTGTAAAAGATGGTGAATCCATCGATAGAGCACTAAAGAAATATAAAAGAAAATTTGATAAAACGGGTACAGTTCGTCAATTGAGATCTAGACAAGCGTTTATCAAGCCTTCTGTAAGTTTAAGACAGTCTAAATTGAAAGCGGCTTATAAGCAAAGAGCACTTAGCAAGGAAGAACAGGCTTAA